A genomic window from Elusimicrobiota bacterium includes:
- a CDS encoding tetratricopeptide repeat protein, with protein sequence MKQSDFNRTIERLAGGGLSLPRDLSVFFPDGDGRQDLMYEQDFGLAPHAPAYEKARRAVLAADIPAGQRVLLAGYLDLFLGEYDRAAVALKALCEKSPDEYWPHFLHAAAIWLLGDQRRTRDYLPTALTAIEKAVAVDPKQMYAYIIRAGLRRELEDVPGRLEDTERVIKMAPSFVWARTEKAEVLGETGHYRLALKELNSLIKRFPTAAWTWAQRGRLRGISGFYRLALADFEKAVELDPSCGPMIAWRGETHRRLGRFAEAVADFDRSIALDPGYRLAHAWRGRVRLLVGDYAGAVKDFDAALKIEPREMLARTWRGEAWWKAGDYRRAAADFEAVYPAEPQGFWNARLKTNETQENYFMLDAEGGKRQEHFWADLEKGARSGDAWAWAFLGRCKIGAGRVEDGLRDLTRALQIEPANAYALAWRGEGARRLGAFGRALTDLEASLKLDPANRWARAWKAQVLVQTGKTAEGLRAFELALDTPEQRFALAHVWHGEALWDLGRREEAAAAFRRAFVLDGKCKQAKAWMIRLGKRKTEAAA encoded by the coding sequence ATGAAACAGAGCGACTTCAACCGCACGATCGAGCGCTTGGCTGGCGGCGGACTTTCCCTCCCCAGAGATCTCTCGGTGTTCTTCCCCGACGGCGACGGCCGCCAGGATCTGATGTACGAACAGGACTTCGGGCTCGCGCCGCACGCCCCCGCGTACGAAAAGGCCCGCCGCGCCGTCCTCGCCGCGGACATCCCCGCCGGGCAGCGCGTCCTCCTCGCCGGCTATCTCGACCTGTTCCTCGGCGAGTACGACCGCGCCGCCGTCGCGCTGAAAGCCCTGTGCGAGAAGTCGCCCGACGAGTACTGGCCCCACTTCCTGCACGCCGCCGCGATCTGGCTTCTCGGCGATCAGCGCCGCACGCGCGACTATCTCCCCACCGCCTTGACCGCGATCGAGAAGGCGGTCGCCGTCGATCCCAAACAGATGTACGCATACATCATCCGCGCCGGACTGCGCCGCGAGCTCGAGGACGTCCCCGGACGGCTGGAGGACACCGAGCGCGTCATCAAGATGGCCCCGAGCTTCGTCTGGGCGCGCACCGAGAAGGCCGAGGTGCTGGGCGAGACCGGGCATTACCGCCTGGCGCTCAAGGAGCTCAACAGCCTCATCAAGCGCTTTCCGACGGCGGCCTGGACGTGGGCCCAGCGCGGCCGGCTGCGCGGCATCTCCGGCTTCTACCGGCTGGCGCTCGCCGATTTCGAAAAGGCCGTCGAGCTCGACCCGTCCTGCGGCCCGATGATCGCGTGGCGCGGCGAGACGCATCGCCGACTCGGACGCTTCGCCGAGGCCGTGGCCGATTTCGACCGGTCCATCGCCCTCGACCCGGGCTACCGGCTCGCGCACGCCTGGCGCGGCCGCGTCCGCCTGCTCGTCGGCGACTACGCGGGCGCCGTGAAGGACTTCGACGCCGCGCTCAAGATCGAGCCCCGCGAGATGCTCGCGCGGACCTGGCGCGGCGAGGCCTGGTGGAAGGCCGGCGACTACCGCCGCGCGGCCGCGGATTTCGAGGCGGTCTATCCCGCCGAGCCCCAGGGATTCTGGAACGCGCGCCTGAAGACCAACGAGACCCAGGAGAACTATTTCATGCTCGACGCCGAGGGCGGCAAGCGCCAGGAGCATTTCTGGGCCGACCTCGAGAAGGGCGCGCGCTCCGGCGACGCCTGGGCGTGGGCCTTCCTCGGCCGCTGCAAGATCGGAGCCGGGCGCGTCGAAGACGGCCTGCGCGACCTGACGCGGGCGCTGCAGATCGAGCCCGCCAACGCCTACGCGCTCGCCTGGCGCGGCGAGGGCGCGCGGCGCCTGGGCGCCTTCGGCCGCGCCCTGACCGATCTCGAGGCCTCGCTCAAGCTCGACCCCGCCAACCGCTGGGCCCGGGCCTGGAAGGCGCAGGTCCTCGTGCAGACCGGGAAGACCGCCGAAGGCCTGCGCGCCTTCGAGCTCGCCCTCGACACGCCCGAGCAGCGCTTCGCCCTGGCCCACGTCTGGCACGGCGAGGCTCTCTGGGACCTGGGCCGCCGCGAGGAAGCGGCCGCCGCCTTCCGCCGGGCCTTCGTCCTCGACGGGAAGTGCAAGCAGGCCAAAGCCTGGATGATCCGCCTGGGCAAGCGGAAGACCGAAGCCGCCGCCTGA